CCTATACGGTACTGATGGGGCAGACCCTGAACCTGGAATTAGCCCGGTACATGATCTGGGGAATAATGCTGTTATTCCTGATCAGCCTGTTACTTACCCATATAGTTCACAGGACACAAATCCATACCTTGTTTTTTTCGGGAAACAGGAAAGGGAAAAGTTTGGGGCGGTACATCCTGTTGTTTATACAGATGGCGGTATTGCTGTTGTTTCTTTGTTCGGTGCTGATAGTTAACCGGCAGACAAACCATACAAAAAACAAGTTGTTCACGAACCTCTCCGTGGCCGAACAGGAAAACATCATTTGTGTCAGGTGTAATTATTCAGAACTGACCGGACAAAGGGATGTGCTGATAAAGAATATCGAAAAATCAACACATATTCTGGAAGTAACCTATTCCAATGATCCTGTTTTTTTCCTTTGGTACCGCAATTCTTCGGAAAAAATATCCGGAATTGACGATCAGATAGTGAAAGAATTTCTGGTGTCTCCTAATTTCCTGGACTTTTTTCACGGAAGCATGCTACAGGGTGATTTTATTGATGAAAATTCCGATCTGCAAGCCGTAGTGGTCAATTCCGCTTTTGCAGCCTTATTTCCAGACGAATCTGTGATCGGAAAATCATTCCGGTATGAAAAATCCAGAATACCATATCATGTGATAGGGGTCATGAATGGTCCCCAGATCATAGAATATGATATCAAAAATAAAAACAACATCATGGCCGATACACCGGTATTTTTCAGGCTTTTCCCCCGGTACGGCAATTTTATGCTTTATGCGAAGGCGGTAGAAGGAAAAACCAAAGAAGCACAGGAAGACATGATCCGTTGCCTGCGCGAATTACTGCCGGAAAGTTATGAGTTGGATATGGGCATCTTTAAGAAAGAATTTGAAGATACATTTTCGGACGAGAAACTGATCTCATCGGTTGCAGGGATATTTTTCTTTTTCAGTCTGGTATTGGGGCTGGTCAGCATTTATTCTTCCGTGATGACCAATCTGGAAAAACGCCGGAAAGAAATAGCCATCAGAAAGATCAATGGTGCCGGGATCAAAGACATCATTCTGCTGTTCAGTAAAACATACGTTATTTTATGGACATTGGTATGTATTGTGGTTTTTCCTTTTGTCTATTATTACGCCGGCATCTGGCTGGAGGGATTTCATGACCGGACTCCCGTTCACTGGGGTTTGTTTGCCGGTATTTACTTCACCATTCTGGCATTGATCCTGCTCACCGTTGTTTTCCAGATATTGAAAGTGGCACGGGAAAATCCGTCAGAAGTAGTAAAGGCCGAATAAAAATCAAAAGTTGTTCAAGTAATAAATAAAAATAATCATGTTCCGTCATTTTATAAAAGTAGCCTTCAGAAACCTGTTCAAATTCAAAGTACAGTCCCTCATCAGTATCCTGGGGCTGGCCATCGGGTTTGCCTGTTTTTCATTATCTATGTTCTGGGTACAGTATGAAAGAAGTTATGATAATTTTCATCCGGAAGCCGACCGAATCTACCGGGTTCGGGAAATTGATAACAGATGGAATACTGATTCCACCGGGATCGTGTTATCACCTTGGACAGCGTATCCCCTGGCCGAATTCCTCCGGTCAAATTTCCCTGAAATAATCAGCGCCTGCCAGGTAGAGAGCTATGCTATGCCTTTAAAATCGGGAAAGGAGATCGATTATTTAGTAGTTGATACCGCTTTTTGCACCCTGTTTGATATTCCTGCGAACAATTTCTTCACTGCCCATATCAATAACATCACTCCTGTTATCATTACGGAAAGACTGGCAAAGGAATTATTTGGGAATACTGATGTAACCGGAATGACCATTGAAAATATCTGGAACCAGAAATTTGAGATACGATCCGTGATCAGGGAATGGCCGGGAAATACCAGTTATCCGTTTGATATGTTAATTCCTGCGGAGATTTGGTATTCATCCAACCGGCTTTCCTGGGGATATCTTTCGTTCCATACTTATGTATTATTACATCCCCGGGCAAATGCAAATGAGGTACAGAAGAAGATGACAGATCTCAAAACCAGGGAACATCGTCCCAACAGCTCATTTGCGCTGACGCCCATTAAGGAGCAACATTATAAGAGTCCGGATGAAGGGGAGGAACAGAATGTTAAATACAGCCATATATCCATTTTTGCTATTTCCGGATTATTGATCATGCTTTGTGCTTTATTCAACTATCTGACGCTTTTTGTCAGCAGGATCATTTCCCGGGGAAAAGAATTAGCCCTGCGCAAAGTCAACGGGTCCGCCAATGCACAGGTATTTTCTCTGCTGTTCATGGAGTTTATGTTGATCCTGTTATTCTCCATACTGGCAGGATACTTATTGATCGGTATATTCCTACCTTCATTCCGTGCATTATCCATGATACAGATGAACAGCTTTATGATCCTTTCGGGCACATTGCTGTACGTATTAGCACTGGTCGCTGTGACAAGTATCATCGGCATCATTCCTATCGGTTATTTTTACCGGAGAAACCTACGGGAAATGATGCAGGGGCAGACTGCTACCTTTAGCAGGAACAGGGTCCGTAAGATCAGCATCCTCCTGCAGCTTATCATAGGTATAGGTTTTATGTTCTGTGCCGTTGTCTTTTTCCGGCAAATACATTTCCTGACACATACGGATATGGGTATCGAGCGGAAAAATATCGCAGAGGTAAGCGCTACAAGGTGGAGTACTTTAAAGGTATTGCCTTATTTTGATAAAATCAGGCAGATACCTACTGTGAACGATGTATTAAAAACATCTTATCCCGGATTTATTGAAAGAAAAAGTTCATCCAGCAAAAATAGTTCGGTGATAAAAAACGGAAAAGAATTTGAGGTGAACTTTATGAGCATGTATTGTGAACCGCATTTCTTTGATTTCTATCATATTCAGTTATCAGAAGGAACTTTATTTACGGAGGACAATGCCCATACGGCGGTCATCAACGAAACTGCCGCCAGGCAACTGGGAGAAGATCCACAGGTCAAAGAAGAGGTATACCAGGATGAAAGAATCATCGGCGTAGTCAAAGATTTTTATTTTGAATCGCCCACAACAAAAATAAAGCCGACCATTATTTATCCATTACATATTAAAAATGGTCTGGACTCAAGGCAACAACTCAGTTTTGTTTACAAATATGAGGAAGGTACCCGTAAAGAGACGGAGGATGCTGTCCGGAGAATGATCCAGGAAGATCATCCGGGTGAAGAACTGGAATTCCGTTATTCGGAAGATGTATATGAAAAATACCTCAAGTCTGAAAAATCCCTGATGATCATGTTGGGTTTCATGACCTTTGTTTGTATTATGATTGCCATATTCGGGATCTATTCACTGGCCAGCCTGACCTGTGAACAGCGGAAAAAAGAGATCGCCATCCGGAAAGTGAACGGAGCCATGGTACATGATATCCTATTATCGTTGTTCCGGGAATATGCGGTGCTGATCGTTATCGCTTCATTGATCGCTTTTCCCGCAGGCTACCTGATCGTAAAGCCATGGACAGAGGGATATATCAAGCAGGTGAGCATTGACTGGTGGATATATGCACTGATCTTTATTATTGTTTGTGTGATTACACTGCTTACCGTCATTTCGCAGGTCTGGAAAGCAGCCCGGCAGAATCCGGCGGAGGTAGTTAAATCTGAATAAATGAATGTGATTATGTTCAAGCATTATCTGAACGTTTCTTTTCGTAATTTTTTTAAGTACAAGACACAAAGTATCATTAGTGTTTTGGGGCTTGCGATAGGGTTTACCGCTTTTGCCATGTCTGCATTGTGGATACGGTACGAAATGAGTTATGATGATTTTCACCCGAAAGCAGACAGGATTTACAGGATTCAGATAGCTAGTAATAAATGGGATACAGTGAATGCTGATGCTTCGGAAATAACATCCACTTCACCATATCCTTTAGCGTCCTATCTGAAAGAAAAATTCCCGGAGATAGAAGATGCCTGTAATATTCGTCCTTCTGAGATGAACGATGATGGGATCATCTTCCTGACTATTGATAGTTCTTTCTGTAATATTTTTGATATACCGGATGTTCCTGAAGATTTTTTTATCAGGAAATCGATCGATCCGGTAGTGGTGACGGACAAATATCGAAAAATCGATTTACTGAAAAGCAAATATAAATATACCATACAGCATATTCTTCCCGCCTGGCCGGAAAATACGAATATCCCTTTTAATGTATTGGTACCTGTTTGGCTATGGAATAGTGAAGAAGAGCTAAATTCATCAAACTACTCCTTATACCATACTTACATCCTCCTCAAAGAAGGAGCAGATATCCGGTTATTGGAAAAGAAACTGGATAAAATTTTTATTGGGGAATCTGATCGTATAATTTCTTTGGTTGTAACGCCTCTGAGAAAATTGCACTATAAAAACCCTGACGGGAATATTAAAACCAATATGCGTTTCAACCATATCCTGATTTTTTCCGGTTCCGGATTACTGGTGATCTTATGTGCCCTGTTTAATTATCTGACACTTTATATCGGCCATATTCGGATAAGGAGTAGGGAACTTGCCCTGCGTAAAGTAAATGGGGCCTCAAATACACAGATCATAACCACCTTGTCTTTCGACTTTTTACTGGTATTGATTTTGTCCTTAATCACAGGGGTGA
The window above is part of the Bacteroidales bacterium genome. Proteins encoded here:
- a CDS encoding ABC transporter permease, producing the protein MFRHFIKVAFRNLFKFKVQSLISILGLAIGFACFSLSMFWVQYERSYDNFHPEADRIYRVREIDNRWNTDSTGIVLSPWTAYPLAEFLRSNFPEIISACQVESYAMPLKSGKEIDYLVVDTAFCTLFDIPANNFFTAHINNITPVIITERLAKELFGNTDVTGMTIENIWNQKFEIRSVIREWPGNTSYPFDMLIPAEIWYSSNRLSWGYLSFHTYVLLHPRANANEVQKKMTDLKTREHRPNSSFALTPIKEQHYKSPDEGEEQNVKYSHISIFAISGLLIMLCALFNYLTLFVSRIISRGKELALRKVNGSANAQVFSLLFMEFMLILLFSILAGYLLIGIFLPSFRALSMIQMNSFMILSGTLLYVLALVAVTSIIGIIPIGYFYRRNLREMMQGQTATFSRNRVRKISILLQLIIGIGFMFCAVVFFRQIHFLTHTDMGIERKNIAEVSATRWSTLKVLPYFDKIRQIPTVNDVLKTSYPGFIERKSSSSKNSSVIKNGKEFEVNFMSMYCEPHFFDFYHIQLSEGTLFTEDNAHTAVINETAARQLGEDPQVKEEVYQDERIIGVVKDFYFESPTTKIKPTIIYPLHIKNGLDSRQQLSFVYKYEEGTRKETEDAVRRMIQEDHPGEELEFRYSEDVYEKYLKSEKSLMIMLGFMTFVCIMIAIFGIYSLASLTCEQRKKEIAIRKVNGAMVHDILLSLFREYAVLIVIASLIAFPAGYLIVKPWTEGYIKQVSIDWWIYALIFIIVCVITLLTVISQVWKAARQNPAEVVKSE